TTCGCTGGTGTAGCCAAACCTTTGGAGAAGCCAATGAATGCGTGCTGGCTACCGCAGAAGCGCTGGAAAACCTCGAACCAACACGCGAAAGTATTGTGCGCAGTGCTCTCAAGCGTTCCGGTGACAAATTTTGGACACTGAAACAATTCTCGCAGGTGAACGTGGCGGCTGGTAGCAAGATGGAATCGTGGCTACTTGgtgggaagcagcagcagcaagatgtaATAATTTGCAAAGATGAAATCGTTCTCGGACGCCTGTCTGGCTCACTCTTCGTTTACTTTGGCATCTTCCTGAAAGAGTATCCAACTATTGAAAATGCACATCTGGAAGCGGCACTCACTGGTTTGAACATTCTCGGCACAACGTCCTCGGACAGTGTGCACAATCTGGAAAGTGCGAATGCGAAGGTACTACGCTGGACAACGGAGGCAACCATTCGTTGTGAGGAGATCACGCAAAACTGTGCGCTCCTCTCCCTGGGCAGCGTTTTGCAGAACTGTTTGCTCACCTACTTGGATCAGTACCAtcgttgccagcagcagctggccgccAGTCAACCGGATCAAACCGATTGGAACCTGCTGCAGCTGAGCGTTGTATTGCTGCAGTGTCTTGGAAGTTTTCGTCAGGCAGttcaggagcaggagcaaacGTTCGTCCGTAGTGTACTgtcgaaacagcagcagttgcgcTCCGATCCGGTGGACGTTCGATTCGGTTATCGGTTGCAAACGAAGGGTGAAGCACAAGAGTTCGAGAAGCTTGCCACTACATTCCAGCAGACGTTGGACAGTCAACCTGGTGCGACCGTCGAGCATTTCGTTGAGTTTCACGAGCGTATGAAGCGCACCTGCGAGGACATTCACGACACACTGTTGCGCATTGCTTTCTCGCCGATCACGAAGCACTTTCGGCAGATTCAATCGAACGGTTCGATCGGTGCGGCATCCATTGCGGCCGATAATCTACCCGATTACAGCTACGCTCCGCAAGAGTACATTACTTTGATCTGTCAGTATTTGCTAACATTGCCGCAGCACCTAGAACCATTGCTGCTAGCACCGGCCACGGTGCTAAAGGCGGTGCTCGAGGTAGCCGACACGCGCTACGCCTCGACCCGGCCTTGTGCCGACGTATTTTTGGCGTTGATCGTGGAAGAATCAGAAGCACTGTACGTGGAACAGATTGAGAATATTTGTTCACTGACATTGACCGAAGCGAAACAACTAGCCACCGACATCGGTAAGTGGGGGGCTGGCTGAGTGCAGAACAACATTCTACGGGATGCATTTAACACCATtatgttcgtttgtttcttaAAGAATATTTCGGAAGCGTTCTGGAGGAGATGGGACAATCGCTAGGCAGCAATCTTCAACAAACGGTTAAATTGCTGCGAGCACCATTGGAATCGTACTCCACGGCTGCCTCGGGTTGTGATCCTATGCTCGTGGCCGCTATTCGACAAAAACGAAACCTAGTTTCTTGTTAAAAATTATTTCGTACATAAATACACATCATTTGACAAACCATTACATCCGTGTTCAACATTCCGCCGAAAGCGACAAACGGTTCTCGGTACGTTGTGACTTTTATTGTGACATCCGTAACACTAATCCATATTCGTTTCGCATTTGTTCACTCTGTAATGTTGTATTTACACTAATCAGAAATCAATACGCTTGGCATTCAATGGTTGCCTTAAGAAAGAATTTAAAACCCACGCAAGCGTGTGGTAAACATTTCGCAATGTGACACAACCTAAGCTGGTTCTCTTCATATATCCTTCGAAACCACGCTAGTTAGTTACCACATTTTGAAAATTGCGACATTCATTAATCACATCCATCGGATAAAACGTGCTTTTCCTTTCGAGACACACATTTCTTCTCTCACTgcaatatttcatttaaagTTCTACTTCGTTGCTTATGTCTCATTCCACCGGGCGTACATCGCGATTAAAACGTATAAATTTGATATGAgcatttaaaagaaaaatgctCCGATCAATTTCTTTATTGACGCTATTACCACTTGtgtcatttttcatttgctacACTGCACCAACCGGTTTATGTGCTTCGAATAGATTAGCTAAATGTACTTGCTGccaa
The sequence above is a segment of the Anopheles darlingi chromosome 2, idAnoDarlMG_H_01, whole genome shotgun sequence genome. Coding sequences within it:
- the LOC125958317 gene encoding conserved oligomeric Golgi complex subunit 7, which codes for MDISAFSGEDFDVSSWLNQSYERSQNASSKEAFVSSLVSKMQLYVQQINLALEQTGGQVLKNIPKVINDANMLQVESGLLKQRMSQVQREISNLHTETGDCMATLERLDSIKGRLQASKQCLQEADGWGKLSGELDDLLEKSDIEAASRKLLSLQKSLAAQIGLHGHSERESQVEYFKNRLEALISPSVVAALRSLDAVACRQYVGIFEGIDRLPQLKQYYRTVLKAFVHEQWRNAIESSESGGSDVLKEFYDLLLELLKTHLRWCSQTFGEANECVLATAEALENLEPTRESIVRSALKRSGDKFWTLKQFSQVNVAAGSKMESWLLGGKQQQQDVIICKDEIVLGRLSGSLFVYFGIFLKEYPTIENAHLEAALTGLNILGTTSSDSVHNLESANAKVLRWTTEATIRCEEITQNCALLSLGSVLQNCLLTYLDQYHRCQQQLAASQPDQTDWNLLQLSVVLLQCLGSFRQAVQEQEQTFVRSVLSKQQQLRSDPVDVRFGYRLQTKGEAQEFEKLATTFQQTLDSQPGATVEHFVEFHERMKRTCEDIHDTLLRIAFSPITKHFRQIQSNGSIGAASIAADNLPDYSYAPQEYITLICQYLLTLPQHLEPLLLAPATVLKAVLEVADTRYASTRPCADVFLALIVEESEALYVEQIENICSLTLTEAKQLATDIEYFGSVLEEMGQSLGSNLQQTVKLLRAPLESYSTAASGCDPMLVAAIRQKRNLVSC